Proteins encoded together in one Lathyrus oleraceus cultivar Zhongwan6 chromosome 5, CAAS_Psat_ZW6_1.0, whole genome shotgun sequence window:
- the LOC127087697 gene encoding egg cell-secreted protein 1.4-like, with product MSSFLKLFVILSLSAIGAARSLTATTTKILPTRLESFAGAGTNNKCWETMFELQHCTGEIVEFFINGETQLGSGCCDALLTIANECWPNMLTSLGLTQEEAGILHGFCNGAASVTKPNPPSVTANANAPTPNNYYY from the coding sequence ATGTCTTCTTTTCTGAAGCTTTTCGTCATCCTATCCCTGTCAGCAATAGGGGCAGCAAGATCTTTaaccgcaacaacaacaaaaatcctTCCAACACGTTTAGAATCATTTGCTGGAGCAGGAACCAACAACAAATGTTGGGAGACAATGTTTGAACTCCAACATTGTACCGGCGAGATTGTTGAGTTTTTTATCAATGGTGAAACACAACTTGGATCGGGATGTTGTGATGCTCTTCTCACCATAGCTAATGAATGTTGGCCAAATATGCTTACCTCTTTGGGACTTACGCAGGAAGAAGCTGGAATTCTACATGGTTTTTGCAACGGTGCTGCATCAGTCACTAAACCGAATCCACCTTCTGTTACTGCTAATGCTAATGCACCTACTCCTAATAATTACTATTATTGA